From Paraglaciecola sp. L1A13:
CGTCTGCCACTGTTAGCACAAAAGAAGTATGACGAATTCAATGACATGAAATTCAAGCATAGCCTAATGTTTCTGGATGAAATCGATGAAGTTCAGCGTTCAACGAATCTGCTCGGAGAACAATTGGAGTCCATGGACGGCAAGATTGAGCAAAACACCAGAGAGCTGGAAAATATCGCCATGTATGACCGGCTCACAGGGTTACCTAATCGTAATATGTTGAACTTTATACTGCGCAAAAAAATAGCGGCTTTAGCGCGCACACCTAAACCATTAGTCGTTATATTGCTAGATTTTGATAACTTTAGAAAAATTAATGATAGTTATGGGCATGGTGTAGGTGACGAATTCTTGATGGTTGCAGCACAACGCTTGCGAAGCAGTTTGCGAGAATCTGATGTTATTAGCCGCTTTGGTGGGGATGAGTTTGTTATTGTGCTTCAGGAAATGGATGACGTCAGTAACGCCATCACGCTTGCTGAGAAGTTGGTCATTAAATTTCGTGAACCGGTTGAAATCGGTGCTCAACGTTTTTATACCTCCATAAGTTTAGGGATCACTACCTGTGAAGGACAAAACTTGACAGTAGATGACTTAGTGCGTCAAGCGGACATAGCGATGTATGCTGCGAAAGATGCTGGTGGCGATCGCTATAGTATGTTTAACGAAGGTATGAGCACGAAAGTTATGCGCCGTATTGAGATTGAGCACGACGTAAGAGATGCCTTATTAGATGGACAGTTCAAGTTTGCCCTTCAAGCACAAATAGAAATCAGTACGGGTAAGTTAATTGGTTTTGAAGCGCTTGTTCGTTGGCTGCATCCGAAAAATGGCTATATTATGCCTGACGAATTTATACCTATCATGGAAAACTCGGAGAGCATGATAACCCTTGGTTATTGGGGCATAAAACGTGCTTTTACGATATTGGCGCATCTTGAAAGCCTTGGATTTCGTGGTTATCGCGTTGCGGTTAATCTATCGGCAAGTCAGTTTTTAGATCCCAACCTAATTAACTTTATGCGCGAGCAATTAGCGCAGAGCGAACAAGGGGCAGAACAGGTTGAGTTAGAGCTAACTGAGCGCACAGTTGTGGCAGACATAGAGCAAACGCTGCGTAAAATGCACGAATTAAAAGAATTAGGTTTTAGTTTTTCCATTGATGATTTCGGTACTGGATACTCATCACTAGCATATTTGTCGCAGTTACCGGTGGATATCATCAAAATTGATCGTAGCTTTATTGCCGGTATGAGTGGTAATAGTGCTGATAAACAGATCGTGAAGTCCACAGTGGCTATGGTGCGTAAGTTAGGTATGAAAGTGGTTGCTGAAGGTGTCGAAACCGCTGAGCAACTCAATATGCTTAAAGAAATGCGTTGTGATGTGGCCCAAGGCTATTATATTTCTAAGCCTATATTTGAAGATGATCTCTATCAAGCATTGCCTACGAAACTCGACGACGGTGTGTGGAATAAGCTCGACCTGCAGTTTTAGTTTTCAGTTGTTGTAAAAAATCTATGACGTTCCCTTTGTTCATTGAGCATACCAATTGCACCAATTATTCGCATGCACAGGGGGTTATCCTTTATTATCCCGCCATATTAATTTTCCAAGAGGTCAGCTCATGAAACAAGCGTTCTATGATCGTTTAGCACAGCAAATTAGCGAAACCAAAGCTCAGGGGCTTTATAAAACCGAACGTATCATTCAGTCACAGCAAAGTGCCGATATACAGGTATCCGGTGGGCAGAATGTGTTAAATTTCTGTGCCAATAACTATCTTGGTTTAGCAAATAACCCAGAGTTAATTAGCGCAGCTAAAGAGGGATTAGATAGCCATGGTTTTGGGATGGCATCAGTTCGTTTTATTTGCGGTACCCAAGATATTCACAAGGCCTTAGAAAACAAAATCAGTGACTTCCTCGGCATGCAAGAAACTATTTTGTATCCGTCTTGTTTTGATGCAAATGGTGGTTTATTCGAGACTATATTGGGGCCAGATGATGCCATTGTGTCTGACGCACTTAACCATGCCAGTATCATAGATGGCGTGCGCTTATGTAAGGCTAAGCGTTATCGCTATGCCAATAACAATATGCAGGAATTAGCAGCTCAGTTAGAAAAAGCCAAAAACGATGGCGCTGAAACCATATTGATTGCCACTGACGGCGTGTTTTCCATGGACGGAGTCATTGCTGATTTGGCTAGTATTTGTGATCTCGCAGATCAGTATGGCGCGTTAGTGATGGTCGATGACTGCCATGCTACCGGTTTTGTCGGTGAGCAAGGTCGTGGTAGCCATGAATACTGCAATGTAATGGGGCGGGTCGATATTATTACCGGTACCTTAGGCAAAGCACTTGGTGGTGCATCAGGTGGTTACACCTCGGGTAAAAAAGAAGTAGTTGAGTGGTTACGCCAACGTTCTCGCCCGTATTTATTTTCAAATTCAGTAGCTCCTCCGATTGTCTCGGCGTCTCTAAAAGTGTTTGATATGCTCGCCCAAGGGCATGAACTACGTGCCCAGTTAACGCGTAATAGCGCGCATTTTCGTGAGCGAATGCAGCAAGCAGGGTTCACGTTGTCTGGCAAAGATCATGCGATTATTCCAGTGATGCTTGGGGATGCAAAACTAGCCAGTGAAATGGCTGAAAAAATGCTTGAGCGCGGTATCTATGTGGTGGGGTTCTCGTTCCCCGTGGTGCCCAAGGGGCAAGCGCGTATTCGTACGCAGATGTCTGCAGCTCATAGTATTGTACAAATTGATCGTGCTATTGACGCATTTATTGAAGTGGGTAAAGAGCTCAAGGTGATCCAATGAAATCGTTAGCGAAGCTTCAATCCGAAAAGGGTATCTGGCTGCATGACAGTGACTTACCTACGGTCGGCCATAATGATTTGCTGATTAAAATTCGCAAAACGGCTATTTGTGGCACCGATATGCATATTTATAACTGGGATGAGTGGGCACAAAATACTATTCCCGTCCCTATGGTTGTTGGCCATGAATATGTGGGCGAAGTGGTCGAGATAGGGGAAGAAGTACGTGGTTTCTCTATTGGAGATCGGGTGTCCGGCGAAGGGCATATTACATGTGGGCATTGTCGTAATTGCCGAGCGGGGCGTCGTCACTTATGCCGCAATACATCGGGCGTTGGAGTCAATCGCCCCGGTGCTTTTGCGGAGTATCTATCTATTCCAGCGTTTAATGCATTTAAAATCCCCGATAATATTTCAGACGATTTGGCGTCAATTTTCGACCCGTTCGGCAATGCCGTACACACAGCTTTGTCGTTTGATTTGGTTGGCGAAGACGTATTGATCACAGGGGCCGGGCCCATTGGCATCATGGCTGCAGCAGTTGCACAACATGTTGGTGCACGCCATGTGGTGATTACCGATGTCAATGAATACCGTTTAGAGCTGGCACGTAAAATGGGAGCATCTCGTGCAGTTAATGTGGCTAAAGAAAGTCTTAAAGACGTGATGAATGATTTAGGCATGACCGAGGGCTTTGATGTAGGACTCGAGATGTCAGGTGTGCCCGCGGCTTTTCGCGATATGCTGGACAAAATGAACCATGGCGGAAAGATAGCGATGCTTGGTATACCGCCGGGTGACGTTGCCATTGACTGGAATAAGGTGATCTTTAAAGGGTTAGTGATTAAAGGTATTTATGGGCGTGAAATGTTTGAGACATGGTATAAAATGGCCAGTCTTATTCAAGGTGGCTTAAATCTCGGGCCGATTATTACCCATCAATTTAATATCGATGAGTTTCAGCAAGGATTTGATACCATGGGCTCAGGCCAATCTGGCAAAGTAATATTAAATTGGTAATCAAAGGGTAGGATCATGGATCAATTCGCACATATTTCCGTGCAGGATACACAGCAAAAACTTGAAGCAAAGCAAGCTCGTCTCGTTGATATTCGTGATGAGCAGTCATTTGTGGCGGGTCATATTGAAGGTGCCGTACACTTAACGAATGGCACCTTAGTTAATTTCACTCAAGAAACTGATTTTGATACGCCCGTTATTGTATGTTGTTACCATGGCGTGAGCAGCCAACAAGCTGCTCAGTTTTTAATACATCAAGGATTTGATGAGGTGTACAGCATGGATGGTGGGTTTGAAGCGTGGCGCCAGAGCCTTCCTATTATAAGCGGTGAGTAAACGATGTCAGTGCCTTTTTTATTGGTCAAATTTAGTCAGGAACGTGCTGCGTTATTATTGATTAATTATCTGAATAGCAAAGGGATTTCAGCCCAATATTCCTTGCAACACGATGGCCATGAACACGGCGTAGAGCTGTTAAATGAAGCAGATAAAGATCAAGCAAGTGTTATAGCGGGTGAATTTATTCAAGCTCCCAAAGACATCAAGTACCAGCAAGCAGCTTGGGATAGCGGTCAAACCGTAAGTTTACGCCAGGGGCAATCAGGTATTTCGTTAACCGGTATTTGGCAACAACTTCGTGATACGCCTGTCACTACCAGTGTGTTGTTAGTGTGTTTAGGCATCTATTTATTTGCCATGGTTGGCGTCATTTGGCCCTACGAAGTCTTAGTTATTCAACCCATTGATGATTTGTTGAATAATCATCAGTGGTGGCGTTTAATCGGTCCTGCGCTGATCCACTTCTCAATGCTGCATATAGTCTTTAACTTACTTTGGTGGTGGACATTGGGCGGCCAAATTGAACGTCGTTTAGGTAAAACGACCTTAACGGTATTATTTTTGGTTTCGGCTTTGTTGTCTAATATTGGGCAGTTACTGATTAGCGGGCCGAATTTTGGTGGTTTGTCTGGAGTAGTTTATGCGTTAGTTGGCTGCGTTTGGTGGTTAGGTTGGTTGCGTCCAGCTTGGGGTTTGATGATACCTAAACCCATGGTGGGCTTTTTGTTAGTATGGCTAGTGATTGGTTATGCAGATATTCTTTGGGTCAGTATGGCAAATACTGCTCACACCGTCGGCTTATTTACCGGTTGCGCATTTGCATTTGTGCTCAGCAGGTTGTCAGTGAAAAAGTCTAGAGCCTAAATATGGCTTAGGGCTCTGGTGTGCTGAGAATTAGTTGATATCTATAAATGCTATCGCGACTGATTTTTATGACTCTTGGATATTCGGTCTGAAGAGATAATAGAACAGTCGCCTTATTCAATACAGCTAGACTTAGCCGTAATAAATGTACTTGGTAAAAATAACATCTTTTATCATATTTGACCCCGTTTCTTTCTTCATTAACTTGCGCATATTTTCTATAAGACTACGGCGAATGTCTTCTCGTCCGGTGAGCGATCTAACTCGCTCTTCTGGTTGACGACCCAGAATTTCAATGGCCGTTGCACGCAATAACGGTGCATGGTGCGCAGCTAATTCTAGATCACTTGCATCTTCAAGCATCAATTCGATCGTGATGCGAACATATCCTAACTTGCGATTATTAGAACCTAAGTAGTTAGTCACTATGTCTGGCTCTAAACCAAAATAGGCAAATTGCTTACCAGCAGGCTCCTGAGCAAA
This genomic window contains:
- a CDS encoding bifunctional diguanylate cyclase/phosphodiesterase, with protein sequence MSLLIGFLLIASSLLTIVWIDKNDQDYLRQHQALHDRDLNQMHLIREMLSNRLELWFESFIHLQQGITDNPDATRDFISEEFDYLQLNWQINNLWLFDSEQRVIYANHQYIPDYVKDGVAQTLKNQSSVSQIRCVQSCFQLISMPILSANGDLLVLTASASLLEMMAALNRSTSAELALVVTPSGIKGAPLRDAQIQAPISYIKRQNLDALLKLIPQDITLDMVLDKGYRLVMNEQAYLINLLPVDNDVADTAYLLAVHDISEEWARHDSYQLGVITISAIVVALCALTFFLMAERLRRRLLILAKRLPLLAQKKYDEFNDMKFKHSLMFLDEIDEVQRSTNLLGEQLESMDGKIEQNTRELENIAMYDRLTGLPNRNMLNFILRKKIAALARTPKPLVVILLDFDNFRKINDSYGHGVGDEFLMVAAQRLRSSLRESDVISRFGGDEFVIVLQEMDDVSNAITLAEKLVIKFREPVEIGAQRFYTSISLGITTCEGQNLTVDDLVRQADIAMYAAKDAGGDRYSMFNEGMSTKVMRRIEIEHDVRDALLDGQFKFALQAQIEISTGKLIGFEALVRWLHPKNGYIMPDEFIPIMENSESMITLGYWGIKRAFTILAHLESLGFRGYRVAVNLSASQFLDPNLINFMREQLAQSEQGAEQVELELTERTVVADIEQTLRKMHELKELGFSFSIDDFGTGYSSLAYLSQLPVDIIKIDRSFIAGMSGNSADKQIVKSTVAMVRKLGMKVVAEGVETAEQLNMLKEMRCDVAQGYYISKPIFEDDLYQALPTKLDDGVWNKLDLQF
- a CDS encoding glycine C-acetyltransferase — translated: MKQAFYDRLAQQISETKAQGLYKTERIIQSQQSADIQVSGGQNVLNFCANNYLGLANNPELISAAKEGLDSHGFGMASVRFICGTQDIHKALENKISDFLGMQETILYPSCFDANGGLFETILGPDDAIVSDALNHASIIDGVRLCKAKRYRYANNNMQELAAQLEKAKNDGAETILIATDGVFSMDGVIADLASICDLADQYGALVMVDDCHATGFVGEQGRGSHEYCNVMGRVDIITGTLGKALGGASGGYTSGKKEVVEWLRQRSRPYLFSNSVAPPIVSASLKVFDMLAQGHELRAQLTRNSAHFRERMQQAGFTLSGKDHAIIPVMLGDAKLASEMAEKMLERGIYVVGFSFPVVPKGQARIRTQMSAAHSIVQIDRAIDAFIEVGKELKVIQ
- the tdh gene encoding L-threonine 3-dehydrogenase, whose amino-acid sequence is MKSLAKLQSEKGIWLHDSDLPTVGHNDLLIKIRKTAICGTDMHIYNWDEWAQNTIPVPMVVGHEYVGEVVEIGEEVRGFSIGDRVSGEGHITCGHCRNCRAGRRHLCRNTSGVGVNRPGAFAEYLSIPAFNAFKIPDNISDDLASIFDPFGNAVHTALSFDLVGEDVLITGAGPIGIMAAAVAQHVGARHVVITDVNEYRLELARKMGASRAVNVAKESLKDVMNDLGMTEGFDVGLEMSGVPAAFRDMLDKMNHGGKIAMLGIPPGDVAIDWNKVIFKGLVIKGIYGREMFETWYKMASLIQGGLNLGPIITHQFNIDEFQQGFDTMGSGQSGKVILNW
- the glpE gene encoding thiosulfate sulfurtransferase GlpE, translated to MDQFAHISVQDTQQKLEAKQARLVDIRDEQSFVAGHIEGAVHLTNGTLVNFTQETDFDTPVIVCCYHGVSSQQAAQFLIHQGFDEVYSMDGGFEAWRQSLPIISGE
- the glpG gene encoding rhomboid family intramembrane serine protease GlpG gives rise to the protein MSVPFLLVKFSQERAALLLINYLNSKGISAQYSLQHDGHEHGVELLNEADKDQASVIAGEFIQAPKDIKYQQAAWDSGQTVSLRQGQSGISLTGIWQQLRDTPVTTSVLLVCLGIYLFAMVGVIWPYEVLVIQPIDDLLNNHQWWRLIGPALIHFSMLHIVFNLLWWWTLGGQIERRLGKTTLTVLFLVSALLSNIGQLLISGPNFGGLSGVVYALVGCVWWLGWLRPAWGLMIPKPMVGFLLVWLVIGYADILWVSMANTAHTVGLFTGCAFAFVLSRLSVKKSRA
- a CDS encoding flagellar basal body-associated protein FliL, producing MRIFRSFCICLILLSALSTSAFAQEPAGKQFAYFGLEPDIVTNYLGSNNRKLGYVRITIELMLEDASDLELAAHHAPLLRATAIEILGRQPEERVRSLTGREDIRRSLIENMRKLMKKETGSNMIKDVIFTKYIYYG